A genome region from Marinobacter panjinensis includes the following:
- a CDS encoding PEP-CTERM/exosortase system-associated acyltransferase, giving the protein MNTGFALHQETENTKDQELPEDVSTIFNSVFNVQLATSPEVINKVFEVRYQVYCIDRHFEDPDCFADKREHDAYDPRSAHALIRHRITGDSVAAVRLVMAGDSPEQSDFPMEGPCIHRMDQPARDAFAGARREQIAEISRMAVSREFRRRLNEDASAAGISDFASYSDSENGRRAMPYISLGLFAGILQMSVRHGITHWMAIMEPAQLRLLKRFGVEFDHVGPVMEYHGRRRPAFTEAASLIDGIKKRRPDVWSLITDDGRYLPAKPDTADQVKEREVA; this is encoded by the coding sequence ATGAACACAGGGTTTGCACTCCACCAAGAAACAGAAAACACAAAAGACCAGGAACTACCGGAAGACGTCAGTACTATTTTCAACTCGGTATTCAATGTCCAGTTGGCGACGTCTCCCGAGGTGATCAACAAGGTCTTCGAGGTCCGGTATCAGGTCTATTGCATTGACCGGCATTTCGAAGACCCTGACTGCTTCGCCGATAAACGCGAGCACGATGCCTACGACCCGCGATCCGCGCACGCTCTGATCCGACACCGAATAACGGGAGACAGCGTCGCCGCGGTTCGTCTCGTCATGGCGGGCGATAGCCCGGAGCAGTCCGATTTTCCGATGGAAGGGCCCTGTATCCATCGGATGGACCAGCCTGCACGGGACGCCTTTGCAGGCGCACGCCGTGAGCAGATCGCAGAAATATCCCGCATGGCGGTCAGCCGGGAGTTCCGTCGGCGTCTGAATGAGGACGCTTCGGCCGCTGGCATCAGCGATTTTGCCTCCTATAGCGATTCGGAAAATGGCAGACGCGCCATGCCCTATATCAGCCTGGGGCTTTTTGCCGGCATTCTCCAGATGTCTGTCAGACACGGCATAACCCACTGGATGGCAATCATGGAGCCTGCACAGCTACGCCTGTTGAAGCGATTTGGTGTGGAATTTGACCATGTGGGGCCTGTGATGGAGTACCACGGCCGTCGCCGTCCTGCCTTTACCGAAGCAGCGTCACTGATTGACGGTATAAAGAAGCGTCGTCCAGACGTCTGGTCGCTGATTACTGACGATGGACGATACCTGCCGGCGAAACCGGATACCGCCGATCAGGTAAAGGAAAGGGAGGTTGCCTGA
- a CDS encoding THxN family PEP-CTERM protein: protein MNTALKRTLLSTIVLPLTLGAASAIADPIGFWDYTVDSNFSNATFTDKQNGNTGSQTTDPNEISWGGVGDANRSSVAITDVDSLADPLPLLETNGGAVNGGVFTHTNNIIDLDFDTLLSFDLTSTLTLYPNPAADGNTEELDPITFNTRFTETPNATEPCADEGSTPCGDIFTVVSIEGLGDFSGGMLEGQSFIQGGYLYTVFLELAGLTTLPDTACAAANANAGCVGLLTPEGQPNSFQSSFSITAREVQVPEPGTLALLGLGLAGLGLSRRKKAAKA from the coding sequence ATGAACACAGCACTTAAAAGAACCCTTCTATCGACCATTGTCCTGCCTTTAACACTCGGTGCGGCATCTGCCATCGCGGATCCGATTGGCTTCTGGGACTATACGGTTGACAGTAATTTCTCAAACGCGACATTCACTGACAAACAAAATGGTAACACCGGCAGCCAAACTACTGACCCCAATGAGATTTCATGGGGTGGAGTTGGAGATGCGAATCGATCATCTGTTGCAATTACTGATGTAGATTCATTAGCTGATCCCCTCCCATTACTCGAAACTAACGGCGGCGCCGTTAACGGGGGTGTATTTACCCATACCAATAACATTATCGATCTAGATTTTGATACGCTGCTATCGTTTGACCTGACCTCCACGCTGACGCTGTATCCGAATCCGGCCGCCGACGGCAATACCGAGGAACTGGATCCTATTACCTTCAATACCCGCTTCACAGAAACGCCGAATGCAACTGAACCCTGTGCCGATGAAGGCTCCACGCCGTGCGGTGACATTTTCACCGTTGTGAGCATTGAAGGCTTGGGCGACTTTTCTGGTGGAATGCTCGAGGGACAGTCGTTCATTCAAGGCGGTTATCTCTACACTGTGTTTCTTGAGCTAGCTGGTCTGACAACGTTGCCTGACACTGCCTGTGCAGCGGCGAATGCCAATGCTGGATGTGTTGGTCTTCTGACCCCGGAGGGCCAACCTAACTCCTTCCAGTCCTCGTTCAGTATTACCGCTAGAGAGGTTCAGGTTCCCGAGCCAGGCACCCTGGCACTGCTGGGCCTGGGCCTCGCCGGACTTGGCCTGTCACGCAGGAAAAAAGCAGCAAAAGCATAA
- a CDS encoding THxN family PEP-CTERM protein encodes MAWMLLTVAAVDTLAFRIVVIVSNQGEINMNTALKRTLLSSLVVPFALGVQSANAAEITEWGYNVGNTFANAQFNGGGSGGTAVAEDQNLSWGSADLTDTGDRSSVAIENVSGTGGLFTNGGYVNGGTFTHTNNIISSSYATLTSFDLISSLTLNAATPNTGDVQMLDDLTFKTSFIETQNNASSCFAGSSPKACDDIFTIDNLDELDGTKNVDGWFEIASPSFTIDDYSYTVFLELESLFALGETCDVAGAPADCVGLQTVENQENTFQTRFRIASTPVSVPEPGTLALMGLGLTGFALSRRKKTATA; translated from the coding sequence ATGGCGTGGATGTTGCTTACTGTTGCGGCCGTTGACACGCTTGCTTTCCGTATAGTGGTCATCGTCAGTAATCAAGGAGAGATTAATATGAACACTGCACTTAAAAGAACACTCTTGTCGTCGCTTGTCGTACCTTTTGCACTCGGTGTGCAATCTGCCAACGCAGCGGAGATTACCGAGTGGGGTTATAACGTCGGCAACACCTTCGCTAACGCGCAATTCAATGGTGGAGGCTCAGGCGGCACCGCCGTCGCAGAAGACCAAAACCTGTCATGGGGCAGTGCTGATCTTACTGATACCGGGGACCGGTCATCGGTTGCGATCGAGAATGTATCCGGCACAGGTGGCCTGTTCACCAATGGCGGCTATGTTAATGGTGGAACCTTCACTCACACCAACAATATCATCAGCTCCAGCTACGCAACGCTGACCAGTTTTGACCTGATTTCATCCCTGACGCTGAACGCCGCAACACCGAATACCGGTGACGTTCAGATGCTGGATGATCTTACCTTCAAGACGTCGTTCATCGAAACGCAGAATAATGCCAGCAGCTGCTTTGCAGGTTCGTCACCGAAAGCCTGTGATGATATTTTTACCATCGACAATCTCGACGAGTTGGATGGTACCAAGAATGTCGACGGCTGGTTCGAGATCGCGTCACCGTCGTTCACCATTGACGACTACAGCTACACGGTGTTCCTTGAGCTGGAAAGTCTATTCGCCCTCGGGGAAACCTGCGATGTGGCCGGTGCTCCGGCTGACTGCGTTGGTCTTCAGACCGTTGAAAACCAGGAAAACACCTTTCAGACCCGCTTCCGTATTGCCTCTACTCCGGTAAGCGTTCCTGAGCCAGGTACACTTGCGCTGATGGGACTGGGCCTTACTGGATTTGCGCTTTCTCGGAGGAAAAAAACTGCCACGGCATAA
- a CDS encoding FAD-binding oxidoreductase, translating into MEMPVNSTSTESAIAEWTTILGESGVVVARAARADDVGASTIGTKRSIPAVLRPETREQVAAVLQVAQRWQVAVYPVSTGNNWGYGSANPVEDGCVILDLGGLDRISDFDPELGVVTVEPGVTQGALRDFLDRHDGNYLVPVTGAGPTCSILGNALERGYGITPITDHFAAVTKLEAILPDGTLYRTPLSELGGAEVDGLFKWGLGPYLDGLFSQGNFGVVVNITIALAPVPDTVTAFFFSTKDDAKLEALVPTVRAVLRALGGSVVAINLLNSQRMLSMMTPFPEDKAVDGVLPAHEIDALANRHGVPAWSGVGAIYASKEVARAARRTLRRLLGPVTDRLIFINRRKVGAVRNIARVLPGRLATRVKGMADTLSGALEIMHGTPNDVALALAYWRSGTLPEPGQPKNPARDGCGLIWFAPLVPIRGNDVRRYIDMIERICPQYGVNPLITLTTVNDRCFDSTVPLLFDRRDAKATARANDCYRALFDAGQKEGFLPYRLNIDAMGILNTGGSAFTRLASQLKAAVDPNCILAPGRYVPRIKHSEV; encoded by the coding sequence ATGGAAATGCCAGTAAATAGCACCTCTACCGAGTCTGCAATTGCCGAATGGACCACTATTCTGGGCGAATCCGGTGTCGTTGTGGCCCGCGCAGCTCGAGCAGATGACGTCGGCGCCTCCACAATAGGAACAAAGCGCTCCATTCCGGCTGTGCTCCGCCCAGAGACCCGGGAGCAGGTCGCAGCGGTTCTGCAGGTCGCTCAACGGTGGCAGGTCGCTGTCTACCCTGTGAGCACCGGCAATAACTGGGGCTACGGCAGTGCCAATCCGGTCGAAGATGGCTGCGTCATCCTTGATCTTGGCGGGCTTGACCGTATTTCCGATTTTGATCCCGAGTTGGGCGTCGTCACCGTTGAGCCCGGCGTAACGCAAGGCGCTCTCAGAGACTTCCTGGACCGCCATGACGGTAATTACCTAGTTCCGGTGACCGGCGCAGGCCCTACCTGCAGTATTCTTGGTAACGCGCTCGAACGGGGTTATGGCATCACCCCCATCACTGACCATTTCGCTGCGGTGACGAAGCTGGAAGCGATTCTCCCCGACGGTACCCTTTACCGGACACCCCTCAGCGAACTTGGCGGTGCGGAAGTTGACGGTCTGTTCAAATGGGGCCTGGGTCCCTATCTCGACGGGCTATTCAGCCAGGGGAATTTTGGCGTGGTTGTGAATATAACCATCGCTCTTGCGCCAGTGCCCGACACCGTGACTGCATTTTTCTTTTCCACAAAAGACGACGCCAAACTGGAAGCACTGGTACCCACCGTTCGGGCTGTGCTACGGGCACTCGGCGGTTCGGTGGTGGCGATTAACCTGCTTAACAGCCAGCGCATGCTCTCGATGATGACGCCCTTCCCCGAAGATAAGGCCGTCGACGGCGTTCTGCCTGCTCACGAAATTGACGCTCTCGCCAACCGTCACGGTGTTCCGGCGTGGAGCGGGGTCGGCGCGATTTATGCTTCGAAAGAGGTAGCCAGGGCCGCCAGACGCACGCTACGGCGGCTTCTGGGCCCGGTGACTGACCGTCTTATCTTTATCAACCGGCGGAAAGTTGGCGCAGTGCGGAATATTGCCCGCGTACTGCCCGGCAGGCTGGCTACACGGGTGAAGGGCATGGCAGATACGCTCTCCGGCGCGCTGGAAATCATGCATGGCACCCCGAATGATGTCGCGCTGGCGCTGGCATATTGGCGCTCAGGCACCTTGCCGGAACCCGGACAACCAAAAAACCCCGCACGCGACGGTTGTGGGCTGATCTGGTTCGCGCCGCTGGTTCCGATTCGGGGAAACGACGTTCGACGCTATATCGATATGATTGAGAGAATTTGCCCGCAGTACGGTGTCAACCCGCTGATTACGTTGACCACCGTGAATGATCGCTGCTTCGACTCTACCGTTCCCCTGCTTTTTGACCGCAGGGACGCGAAAGCGACAGCGCGGGCCAATGATTGCTATCGCGCACTGTTCGACGCGGGGCAAAAAGAAGGTTTCCTGCCTTATCGCCTGAACATCGACGCGATGGGCATCCTGAATACCGGTGGCTCAGCTTTCACCCGACTTGCCAGTCAACTGAAAGCTGCAGTCGACCCCAATTGCATCCTGGCGCCCGGACGTTACGTGCCCAGGATAAAGCATTCCGAGGTCTGA
- the prpF gene encoding 2-methylaconitate cis-trans isomerase PrpF, which produces MPNAPQIKIPATYMRGGTSKGVFFRLQDLPEPCQTPGEARDKLLLRVIGSPDPYQKQIDGMGGATSSTSKTVILAAPTQPDHDVDYLFGQVSIDKPFVDWSGNCGNLTAAVGAFAINGGFVGKDRIPENGTATVRIWQANIKKTIVAHVPITNGEVQETGDFELDGVTFPAAEVQVEFMDPADGEGAMFPTGNLVDDLEVPGVGTLKATMINAGIPTIFLNAEDIGYKGTELQDDINSNPEALAMFETIRAHGAVKMGLIKSVEEAASRQHTPKVAFVAKPSDYVSSSGKTIGAGDVDVLVRALSMGKLHHAMMGTAAVAIATAAAVPGTLVNQAAGGGDRTSVTFGHPSGTLQVGAEASQVNGQWTATKAIMSRSARVLMEGWVRVPGGSF; this is translated from the coding sequence ATGCCCAACGCCCCCCAAATCAAAATCCCCGCCACCTACATGCGTGGCGGCACATCAAAAGGCGTCTTCTTTCGCCTGCAAGACCTCCCGGAACCGTGTCAAACCCCGGGCGAAGCCCGGGACAAACTCCTGCTCCGGGTCATAGGCAGCCCCGACCCCTACCAGAAACAAATCGACGGTATGGGCGGCGCCACTTCAAGCACCAGTAAAACGGTCATCCTCGCAGCGCCCACACAGCCAGACCACGATGTGGACTACCTGTTCGGCCAGGTCTCCATCGACAAGCCCTTTGTCGACTGGAGCGGCAACTGCGGCAACCTCACCGCTGCCGTGGGTGCCTTTGCCATTAACGGTGGCTTCGTTGGCAAAGACCGAATTCCCGAAAACGGCACCGCCACCGTTCGCATCTGGCAGGCCAACATCAAAAAAACCATCGTCGCCCACGTGCCCATCACCAACGGGGAAGTGCAGGAAACCGGTGATTTCGAACTGGATGGTGTCACCTTCCCGGCGGCCGAAGTGCAGGTCGAATTTATGGACCCGGCCGACGGCGAAGGCGCCATGTTCCCCACCGGCAACCTGGTGGACGACCTGGAAGTGCCCGGAGTAGGCACACTCAAGGCCACCATGATCAACGCCGGCATACCTACGATCTTTCTCAATGCAGAAGACATCGGTTACAAAGGCACGGAGTTGCAGGATGACATCAACAGCAACCCCGAAGCCCTGGCTATGTTCGAAACCATCCGCGCTCACGGCGCCGTGAAGATGGGCCTAATCAAGAGCGTGGAAGAGGCTGCCAGCCGTCAGCACACCCCCAAGGTCGCTTTCGTGGCCAAGCCGTCGGACTACGTATCATCAAGCGGTAAAACCATCGGGGCAGGGGATGTCGATGTACTGGTGCGTGCCCTCTCCATGGGCAAGCTCCACCATGCCATGATGGGAACCGCCGCCGTCGCCATCGCCACCGCTGCCGCCGTTCCGGGAACACTGGTAAATCAGGCGGCCGGTGGTGGTGACCGGACGTCTGTGACCTTCGGTCATCCGTCCGGAACATTGCAGGTAGGCGCAGAAGCCAGCCAGGTAAACGGCCAGTGGACCGCCACCAAAGCCATCATGAGCCGCAGTGCGCGTGTGCTTATGGAAGGTTGGGTGCGAGTACCGGGCGGAAGCTTTTGA